A stretch of DNA from Kwoniella mangroviensis CBS 8507 chromosome 1 map unlocalized Ctg01, whole genome shotgun sequence:
TGACCGAGATGGAACAGGCCATCCAGATTGGAATGACTATCATAAATATTCACATCAGTACAACATCCTGCGTTTCTTGGTATTGCCGAAAGCAAAGGGGATTGCACATACTGATAATAGCTGGGATGGTGATTTTCTTAGGTTGGTTCGAAGGAGCTCTAGGCTCGGCAATCCTATGTACCAATACTATGTAAGTGCAGGTTGTtcaagatcgaaatcaagatcaagatgattgGCACCCACTTTACTTCGATATGTTCACCATGCGTAAGATCCCTCTCTACGTCTGATGCTCTAGGCATGGCCTGTACGTCCTTTATGATATCAGCGGAATCCATACATGAAGGGGTACAAGGAGGATCCAGAGTCAACAACTCACATTAAGAGGGATGGAAGCCTCGACATCTTTGTTATTTTGACTCATCTTTTCCTTCGTTGGCTTATCTTCGCGCGTGTTGGAGAGTGTCAAgtgttcaggttcaggtagACTTGAGCAGAGACGTGTTGGTgtaagaagagaatgaataaggtgagttgattatGTTTGTGATAATCTACCTGGATGATAACACTCGTATTACCAAatagataaaggtgaaggtgatgatgattttttATATATCGAACACGCAGAGTGGAAGGGGAGCTGAATAACTTGTCAGGTGTGTGGTGTATGGTGGTGTAACTGTGCACTTACACTGACAAACGCGTTAAACTCACTAGGATGCTGCTGTTACTGTGGAATCTCAGGGTAAATAAGTAAAGAGTAGTATCAAATCTTAACATGAGTATGCTATTTTCACTCGACACGTTGTTGAGAGCTGACACCATGCATCCAAAGTCAATGCCACATCATTGCTCATTTGGGCACCTTTATCCCGATGATAATTTCGAGATTCCATCTATTTATTGATTGAATATACTCACTCTACTTGCCTATAATCCCAATCCGCATTCCGACCTATAAGCATACCCGTATACACCCCCGCCATGACAtcagcagcttcatcatccttgagAAGATTACCACTCAGAGAAGCCGTCAATACCCTACGGACCAGTACGGATAACTTGGTACTTTCCAATGATGTCAGGAGTGTCACTTTGAGGTTTGTAGCTAAGAATTCAGAGGCTGGACctaggtgagtgaaatgaaaTGTCTCGTGCATCAGAGTACATCTCTTCACCTGCATTATAATCAGATACTGCATGCTATACCTTGAGGACCAAGTAAGTCATCTGGTTGGACATAGCTAACTAAACTCCTCTGACTCACATAGACAATTCATACGAACCCATCTCCCACGATTATCATACTCCAACCCCAATCTAAGCATAAACGTCCATCGTATACCTGATCCACGAGCGAAGCATAAAAACCCAAATTCACCTGATAAAGGTGCAGTGTGGGAGAATGGGATCATGCCTAAACcagagatgaagattgatTTTGGTGAGTATCGAATTCCTGCCaaagcaaaaaaaaaaagggaaaggacTGAGGCGACAATACGATGCTTGGGAGCTCGTTACATTGGAAATGATTGGACCCAAATCATGATTTTTTGGAAGGAATTTCATGCTGACATTTGTTGCGGTCGATCCAGACGGCACGCCATCCCAGACACTTCCATTATCCCATTTGGACGGAGATAAGATCCTTGCCCAGTTGATCTCTGTagcaggtgaagaaaggCTGAAATCGCTAGAGGGTCCAAGTAGTCTACCTAATCAGGGGAATATATAGACTAGGAACGACAACTGTGTATGTATAGTATATGACAAGCAGTCAAAAGAGCACTCGACTGCTCAGTGCACTTGCAGTCGGCCGGTGAAATGGGATAACGTATCCAGCTCAGTACAATTCGTTATCCTGATTGTCGTTGTTATGGATAAGTTGACATATGAATTAATATACATGTCATGTTCATGTCTACATCGTAACGTCATATATAATGTACAATCTTGGATGTAACCATCTCCCGTTTGTCCATGTCACTTGGATCCTACATCAACCCAGTCTCCCGAGTTCATTACGGGTTGAATATCACTCAgcactcatcatcacctctcctTGCGATATCTTACTCTCTACCACTCTCCTGTTTCAAAACTAataatcatcctcatcctcttcataATCATCAAATATCCCTCTCCCATTCTCCCCCGTCCCACCCGTTCCCGTGAAATCTCTCTTCCACGTACCGATATTCGGCAGACTATTGGGGTtgggtgcaggtgcaggaggttGTGCAAATCCGAATCCTTCTTGTTGTCCACCATGGCCATTatcatctttttctttcttcgttctccttTTCACTggacctcctcctccaagaGGATCATTTGAACTCGGATTGGGGTTGGAAACTTTACGAGGTTTAGATGGACCTGCTTTAGGTTCTGCGACGATTGGATCAGGTATGGACTCGACTATTTCACGGAGGAAATCGAATGTAGGGTTGGAGTTGATCATGTGTTTTCTATATACAAATGAGCATATTAGGGAATTAGCATATATTCCGTTTGCGACAAATCAAGTAGAGTAAGCTGGCAGCTAACGAGCTTCAAGTACAACCATTCCTTCTAGCCAGTTGTATATTCATACACTACCAACTCACAGATGATAAGctgtcatcttctttgatccCCTCGATCTAGTCTCTTTACAAGTCTCATCTATGAGCTGCTGCAAGAAACATTCCAACGATTTGGCTATGATTCGACAGATTATCAGTCATCAGTTCATATAAATGATAATCGGACTACGAAAGCTGACTGTAAGTGTAACTTACATATCAGGACTGGAGTTGCAGAAGCGAGTTTACCCACTTCCTCGTCCAATTGCATTATACGTTTTATACGAGCCTGAGTCGACAATTGGAATGCATGATAAGCTATATCTCGATCTAGACCTTGCGATTGAAGAAGCTTACGACTGGGAACTGGAGTGGGATACATCATCAGCGATTATCCTTGAAttgatgaggagagaagggaaggtaCTCACTCTACTCTGCTTTGATTTCTTTGATCGAAGAGGTGGCATCTTATCCCGTATTATCTCTGATTTATACTTCTGTCCAGTTGAGTCACTCGCGAATATGTATATTTATGATGATGTCTAGAAGTAGAGTGATCAACATGACCTGTTATGATTTATATCTTGTCAACAAAAGGACTCAGACACATGATGAGTGTGGTGTTAGTACGGTATGCCACATTCGGTCATTTCGGGTTTTACCTACATTGTCAGTTGGAGACCCCGCGAATCCATTACCGCTTGTTGCCAGGTTCACATTCAGGTTCACATTCACAATTCACATTTCGGTTACACCAACTTGGGGTGTGAGTGTGGAATGTTTCGTCATAAATGCGAAAAGAGTTTCCTGGTCATTTTACCTTACGTTCCACTTCGTTCATCCATCTACAAGATACTCAATTTCACTCCCACTTCGTATTCATACCTGGTCAAAAGACAGATATACACAACAGTCAAAATGGTAGCCAACAGGAAATTCTTCGTTGGGTGAGTTGgcctcctcctctttccgCCCACGAAGGGACAAATGTCTGAAAAGCTTCATGAGAAATATCGCTAATGCTATATCTACGCCTTACAGAGGTAACTTCAAGATGAACGGTTCTCTCAAAGAGGTCGAGACTATCGTTTCTAGAATCAACGAAGCCAACTTTGATGGATCTACTGGTGAGTCCTCGCTGTCGGACAGGTGTTTCTCATCGTATTATATATAAGAAGCGGTTCACTCGTTTCCCTTAATAGTTTActatcatccacctctatGAGCTTGATGGCTGACTCTAGACATTGCCCTGTCTTTCAGAACTCGTCGTTGCTCCTCCAGCTTTGTATCTCCTCAAAATCCAAGAAGAGCTCAAACCCCCCGCTCAAGTATCCGCTCAAAATTCATACACTGAGAAATCAGGTGCTTTCACCGGTGAGATCTCACCCAACCAACTTAAAGATGCCAATGTCCCTTGGGTTATCCT
This window harbors:
- a CDS encoding mitochondrial 54S ribosomal protein mL61; the protein is MTSAASSSLRRLPLREAVNTLRTSTDNLVLSNDVRSVTLRFVAKNSEAGPRQFIRTHLPRLSYSNPNLSINVHRIPDPRAKHKNPNSPDKGAVWENGIMPKPEMKIDFDGTPSQTLPLSHLDGDKILAQLISVAGEERLKSLEGPSSLPNQGNI